Part of the Caldisericota bacterium genome is shown below.
GGTGAGTGCAGGAGAAAATAAAACTGTTTTATTAACTCTCAAAAAGGTGGAAGAAGAAGCAGAAGAATTGAAAAATTACTCGTCAGAAAAAAGTTACAGAGCAGTAATGGAAGGGCAATTGAGTCCAGGGGGAATCAATAGAATAATCATTGAACACGATAACTACGGAAATTCGCAGCATCTTACTATATACGATGAAGACGAGAAAGAATTCGAAATGTATATTGTGGATGACAAGGCTAAGACGTTAATGGATAATGAGTGGATGGATGTTCCTCTCGAACAAGTACAAGTCATGTTGTCTACTGGCTACCTGAATCTTCCTGAGGCCATGGCAAGTGGTGCGGCAGAATCTTATAATACTGCTATTACTACTCCAGACTTTTCATATGGAGTAGAAAAGATTGGCAGAGAAACTGTAAATGGATATCCTACAACAAAATACCATATGTTCTCAAAAATTACATCAGAAGAAGAAACAGGCACATCAGATATATGGATTATTAATAGTGGTTCGTATAAGGGCTATGCAACTCGCATGGTTGTTACTATAAAATCCTCCGGTGAAGAAGAAACTTTTACTATTAATATAACGGATTTAGGGAAAGATATGGGAATCCAAATGCCGTAGTA
Proteins encoded:
- a CDS encoding carboxypeptidase regulatory-like domain-containing protein — protein: MKKIIVLVLAIVLLAGLFVGCSGGGETQPKTSTITVSVFDEDGNTLSDVSLTMGDYSGETGDSGKYMFNDVESASYTIRASKDGHEDESEDIVVSAGENKTVLLTLKKVEEEAEELKNYSSEKSYRAVMEGQLSPGGINRIIIEHDNYGNSQHLTIYDEDEKEFEMYIVDDKAKTLMDNEWMDVPLEQVQVMLSTGYLNLPEAMASGAAESYNTAITTPDFSYGVEKIGRETVNGYPTTKYHMFSKITSEEETGTSDIWIINSGSYKGYATRMVVTIKSSGEEETFTINITDLGKDMGIQMP